One Micromonospora sp. WMMD812 genomic window carries:
- a CDS encoding arginine deiminase, whose product MTHYVDSEVGRLGTVLLHRPGPELARLTPRNNDSLLFDAIPWVGRAQEEHDAFAAALRERGVEVLYLATLLAETLAVADARAELTEQVLRSPRLGDSLRARVADHLAYLDPAALAGVLTAGLAHEELRISAERPGGLVYTMMDRHDFVIDPLPNLLFTRDSSLWIRDRVGVTSLAMPARRRESTLTNAIYRHHPRFAGTGFVYHPGLEHLEGGDVLLLAPGVLAVGVGERTTPAGAERLGRQVFAAGLAHTILVVPIAQERATMHLDTVCTMVDVDAVLMYPNVADALVAYTVIAGADGEDPRVDGPAPFLRAAADAMDLDQLRVIDTGLDPVTAEREQWDDGNNTLALAPRLCVGYERNVETNAQLERAGIEVIPIAGSELGSGRGGPRCMSCPLVREPLLG is encoded by the coding sequence GTGACCCACTATGTGGACAGCGAAGTCGGTCGGCTCGGCACCGTGCTGCTGCACCGGCCGGGCCCGGAGCTGGCCCGGCTCACCCCCCGCAACAACGACTCGCTCCTCTTCGACGCGATCCCGTGGGTGGGCCGCGCCCAGGAGGAGCATGACGCCTTCGCCGCGGCGCTGCGCGAGCGCGGAGTGGAGGTGCTCTATCTCGCCACCCTGCTCGCCGAGACGCTGGCCGTGGCCGACGCCCGGGCCGAACTGACCGAGCAGGTGCTCCGCTCGCCCCGGCTGGGCGACAGCCTGCGCGCCCGGGTCGCCGACCACCTGGCCTACCTGGACCCGGCGGCGCTGGCCGGCGTGCTCACCGCCGGCCTCGCCCACGAGGAACTGCGGATCAGCGCCGAGCGCCCGGGCGGCCTGGTCTACACCATGATGGACCGGCACGACTTCGTCATCGACCCGCTGCCGAACCTGCTCTTCACCCGGGACTCCTCGCTCTGGATCCGGGACCGGGTGGGGGTGACCAGCCTGGCCATGCCGGCCCGGCGGCGGGAGAGCACCCTGACCAACGCCATCTACCGTCACCACCCGCGCTTCGCCGGTACCGGGTTCGTCTACCACCCCGGGCTGGAGCACCTGGAGGGTGGCGACGTGCTGCTGCTCGCGCCCGGGGTGCTCGCGGTCGGGGTGGGCGAGCGGACGACGCCGGCCGGCGCGGAACGGCTCGGCCGCCAGGTCTTCGCCGCCGGCCTGGCGCACACCATCCTGGTGGTGCCGATCGCCCAGGAGCGGGCCACCATGCACCTGGACACGGTCTGCACCATGGTCGACGTCGACGCCGTGCTGATGTACCCGAACGTCGCCGACGCGCTCGTCGCGTACACCGTGATCGCCGGCGCGGACGGCGAGGACCCGCGGGTGGACGGCCCGGCGCCGTTCCTGCGGGCCGCCGCCGACGCGATGGACCTGGACCAGCTGCGGGTGATCGACACCGGCCTGGACCCGGTCACCGCGGAGCGCGAGCAGTGGGACGACGGGAACAACACCCTCGCCCTCGCACCCCGGCTCTGCGTCGGCTACGAACGGAACGTGGAGACCAACGCGCAGCTGGAACGGGCCGGTATCGAGGTGATCCCGATCGCCGGGTCCGAGCTGGGCTCGGGTCGGGGCGGGCCACGCTGCATGTCCTGCCCGCTGGTCCGGGAGCCTCTGCTCGGCTGA
- a CDS encoding DUF5926 family protein, with translation MSKRRKSQRAAAETTPKREKVRDVFVPRPFEGLVDEPEWIALRELVPAASAPLRLAPDLVTEFGDRPVTLATVLPMAAPAMTKPDGRVFIGLQRHLQSGDVSRDLAEALLCALRAEPGGQVPVPPLPGPGPRLQDVLVDGPLEIEMHDGFEFWLDPGAADDPTVQASLERANAAVYPTVRLSAAKAAYWCQVPEKAHVRWVLPEEEDAALDALARLGAAGALPLGDDTRFAGMFRAHGRLVPVWDLPERTPAGEWEEPVAQFGKRYAEALADTTPLDAAGRRARQGLLGRQLTLR, from the coding sequence GTGAGCAAGCGTCGAAAGAGCCAGCGGGCCGCCGCCGAGACCACCCCGAAGCGGGAGAAGGTGCGCGACGTCTTCGTGCCGCGCCCGTTCGAGGGGCTGGTCGACGAGCCCGAGTGGATCGCGCTGCGCGAACTGGTCCCGGCCGCGTCCGCGCCGCTGCGGCTCGCGCCCGACCTCGTGACGGAGTTCGGCGACCGGCCTGTGACGCTCGCCACCGTGCTGCCGATGGCCGCCCCGGCGATGACCAAGCCGGACGGCCGGGTGTTCATCGGGCTCCAGCGGCACCTCCAGTCCGGCGACGTGTCGCGGGACCTGGCCGAGGCGCTGCTCTGCGCGCTGCGCGCCGAGCCGGGCGGCCAGGTGCCGGTGCCGCCGCTGCCCGGCCCGGGCCCCCGCCTGCAGGACGTGCTGGTCGACGGGCCGCTGGAGATCGAGATGCACGACGGGTTCGAGTTCTGGCTGGACCCGGGCGCGGCGGACGACCCGACCGTGCAGGCGTCCCTGGAGCGGGCGAACGCCGCCGTCTACCCGACCGTGCGGCTGAGCGCGGCGAAGGCCGCGTACTGGTGCCAGGTGCCGGAGAAGGCCCACGTGCGCTGGGTGCTGCCGGAGGAGGAGGACGCCGCGCTGGACGCCCTTGCCCGCCTCGGCGCCGCCGGCGCGCTGCCGCTCGGTGACGACACCCGGTTCGCCGGCATGTTCCGCGCGCACGGGCGCCTGGTGCCGGTCTGGGACCTGCCCGAGCGGACGCCCGCCGGCGAGTGGGAGGAGCCGGTGGCGCAGTTCGGCAAGCGCTACGCGGAAGCGCTGGCCGACACCACCCCACTGGACGCCGCCGGACGCCGCGCCCGGCAGGGCCTGCTCGGCCGCCAACTCACCCTGCGCTGA
- a CDS encoding ATP-binding protein: protein MVVPHHATGARLARHRLAHELTDLVPPTLLADLVAVLAELVGNAVRHARPLPGGVVRVAWRLRETLDGPRVQLRVTDGDAGEGPRMRVANPDAADGRGLHIVAGLATRWGVDRDGLGQSVWAEFEPAGSTRPDLVIAG from the coding sequence GTGGTGGTGCCCCACCACGCCACCGGCGCGCGGCTGGCCCGGCACCGCCTCGCCCACGAGCTGACGGACCTCGTGCCCCCGACGCTCCTGGCCGACCTGGTCGCCGTCCTGGCCGAGCTGGTCGGCAACGCGGTCCGGCACGCCCGACCGCTGCCCGGTGGCGTGGTCCGGGTGGCCTGGCGGCTGCGGGAGACGCTCGACGGGCCCCGGGTCCAGCTCCGGGTCACCGACGGCGACGCCGGCGAGGGCCCCCGGATGCGGGTGGCGAACCCCGACGCGGCCGACGGTCGGGGCCTGCACATCGTCGCCGGCCTGGCGACCCGCTGGGGGGTCGACCGCGACGGGCTCGGGCAGAGCGTCTGGGCCGAGTTCGAGCCGGCCGGGTCGACCCGGCCGGATCTCGTCATCGCCGGCTGA
- a CDS encoding ATP-binding protein — protein sequence MPERIDFPALIAGHTVVIEMINSGDSGLPVLTQLLRVAQPALGAAAMAFVEFGPTGGRVISATGAAEWAVGRPLPANHPATVCLLSGPRVQQVRLAGLGGKLPDELTDRGLRRMVVSRAEIGGHTVGSLHALYPDGDDEPDAEHYGVVAYLASCIAHMYGDQSGLPVHGDGPVVAALADGLAVVDRDSHVRLWNPAAAQVTGRAAGQALSRPLPFPIPPSGQVLDHRLPDGRWLRITSGELPGPGALRVVTFRDITDQQRRDHERDLFVAVTSHELRTPVTVIKGYADTLTDHWESLTDADRRQAARVIGQRANELARLVDRLLSSAADSGPGDEPPAPFDLADALRAALADLPAELRHRLAVDLPADLPKALGHRPSLATVLTELATNAGKYSAPGTGIEISARADSQMVSFRVSDRGIGIRPEHVERAFDRFWQGESGDRRGYPGAGLGLYLVRRIVEQQNGWVSLRPRAGGGTVAEVRLPRG from the coding sequence ATGCCGGAGCGCATCGACTTCCCCGCTCTCATCGCCGGCCACACCGTGGTGATCGAGATGATCAACTCCGGGGACTCCGGTCTGCCCGTCCTCACCCAGCTGCTCCGCGTGGCCCAGCCGGCGCTCGGCGCGGCGGCCATGGCGTTCGTCGAGTTCGGGCCGACCGGGGGCCGGGTGATCTCCGCGACCGGCGCCGCCGAGTGGGCCGTCGGCCGGCCACTGCCGGCCAACCACCCGGCCACCGTGTGTCTGCTCTCCGGCCCGCGGGTGCAGCAGGTCCGGCTGGCTGGTCTCGGCGGCAAGCTCCCCGACGAGTTGACCGACCGGGGCCTGCGCCGGATGGTCGTGTCCCGGGCCGAGATCGGCGGCCACACGGTCGGCAGCCTCCACGCCCTCTACCCGGACGGCGACGACGAACCCGACGCCGAGCACTACGGGGTGGTCGCGTACCTCGCCTCGTGCATCGCCCATATGTACGGCGACCAGAGCGGGCTGCCGGTGCACGGCGACGGCCCGGTCGTCGCCGCGCTGGCCGACGGGCTGGCCGTGGTGGACCGGGACAGCCACGTCCGGCTCTGGAACCCGGCCGCGGCGCAGGTGACCGGCCGGGCTGCGGGCCAGGCGCTCAGCCGGCCGCTACCCTTCCCGATCCCGCCGTCCGGGCAGGTGCTCGACCACCGCCTGCCCGACGGACGCTGGCTGCGGATCACCTCCGGGGAGCTGCCTGGTCCGGGCGCCCTGCGGGTGGTCACCTTCCGCGACATCACCGACCAGCAGCGCCGGGACCACGAGCGGGACCTGTTCGTGGCGGTCACCAGCCACGAGCTGCGTACCCCGGTCACCGTGATCAAGGGCTACGCGGACACCCTGACCGACCACTGGGAGTCGCTGACCGACGCGGACCGGCGGCAGGCCGCCCGGGTGATCGGCCAGCGGGCGAACGAGCTGGCCCGGCTGGTCGACCGGCTGCTCTCCTCGGCCGCCGACTCCGGTCCCGGGGACGAGCCGCCCGCCCCCTTCGACCTGGCCGACGCCCTCCGGGCCGCGCTCGCCGACCTCCCCGCCGAGCTGCGCCACCGGCTCGCCGTCGACCTGCCGGCCGACCTGCCCAAGGCGCTCGGCCACCGACCGAGCCTGGCCACCGTGCTCACCGAGCTCGCCACCAACGCCGGGAAGTACTCCGCGCCGGGCACCGGGATCGAGATCAGCGCCCGGGCGGACAGCCAGATGGTCTCGTTCCGGGTCAGCGACCGGGGCATCGGCATCCGGCCTGAGCACGTCGAACGGGCCTTCGACCGGTTCTGGCAGGGCGAGTCCGGTGACCGGCGTGGCTATCCGGGGGCCGGGCTCGGCCTCTATCTCGTCCGCCGGATCGTTGAACAGCAGAACGGATGGGTATCCCTCCGACCGAGGGCCGGTGGCGGTACGGTCGCAGAGGTGCGGCTGCCGCGCGGATGA
- a CDS encoding glycerophosphodiester phosphodiesterase family protein, with product MGDQPLVFAHRGASYDLPEHTLAAYLRALAEGADGLECDVRLTRDGHLVCVHDRRLDRTSNGRGLVSARTLAELETLDFGSWHPGCVPGDTDEPPDESHTRLLTLERLLDAVLAAGRPVRLLVETKHPSRYGGDVERRLVALLRRYGLAEPGPDDPVRVTVMSFSALAVRRLRELAPALPTVLLLEVLPRWLRLGRLPFGTRIAGPGIGLVRARPHLLPALRAAGNQVYVWTVNEPDDLDLVLTAGVDGIITDRPAHTLARLGR from the coding sequence ATGGGTGATCAACCCCTGGTGTTCGCGCACCGCGGCGCCTCGTACGACCTGCCCGAGCACACCCTCGCGGCCTACCTGCGGGCCCTCGCCGAGGGTGCCGACGGGCTGGAGTGCGACGTCCGGTTGACGCGTGACGGCCACCTGGTCTGCGTGCACGACCGCCGGCTGGACCGCACGAGCAACGGCCGCGGCCTGGTCAGCGCCCGTACCCTCGCCGAGCTGGAGACGCTCGACTTCGGCTCCTGGCACCCGGGGTGCGTGCCGGGGGACACGGACGAGCCGCCGGACGAGTCGCACACCCGGCTGCTCACCCTGGAGCGGCTGCTCGACGCGGTGCTGGCCGCCGGCCGGCCGGTCCGGCTGCTGGTGGAGACCAAGCACCCCTCCCGCTACGGCGGCGACGTCGAGCGCCGGCTGGTCGCGCTGCTGCGCCGCTACGGGCTGGCCGAGCCCGGGCCGGACGACCCGGTCCGGGTCACCGTGATGTCCTTCTCGGCGCTGGCCGTCCGCCGCCTCCGCGAACTCGCCCCGGCGCTGCCCACCGTGCTGCTGCTGGAGGTGCTGCCCCGCTGGCTCCGGCTGGGCCGGCTGCCCTTCGGCACCCGGATCGCCGGGCCCGGCATCGGCCTGGTCCGGGCCCGCCCGCACCTGCTGCCCGCGCTGCGGGCGGCCGGCAACCAGGTGTACGTCTGGACGGTGAACGAACCGGACGACCTGGACCTCGTCCTCACCGCCGGGGTGGACGGCATCATCACCGACCGGCCGGCGCACACCCTGGCCCGACTCGGCCGCTGA
- a CDS encoding rhodanese-like domain-containing protein codes for MFGSQVPTVTVNELADDTYLLDVREDDEWAAGHAPHAHHLSMMELPARLAEVPTDRDVAVICRSGGRSAQVVAYLMRNGWEQVRNVAGGMGDWAAAGRPVVGEDGQPGRVL; via the coding sequence GTGTTCGGATCCCAGGTTCCCACCGTCACCGTCAACGAGCTCGCCGACGACACCTACCTGCTCGACGTCCGCGAGGACGACGAGTGGGCCGCCGGCCACGCGCCACACGCCCATCACCTCTCGATGATGGAGCTGCCGGCCCGGCTGGCCGAGGTGCCCACCGACCGGGACGTGGCCGTCATCTGCCGCTCCGGCGGGCGCTCCGCCCAGGTCGTCGCGTACCTGATGCGGAACGGCTGGGAGCAGGTGCGCAACGTGGCGGGCGGCATGGGGGACTGGGCCGCCGCCGGGCGCCCGGTGGTCGGCGAGGACGGGCAGCCGGGCCGGGTCCTCTAG
- a CDS encoding LCP family protein codes for MVLAGLAVFGLRALTDRYDRTVLKEQLLDPSARNGRTDLSGPLNYLLIGTDRRPGDTNPEQRADTILIVHVPAGLRQAYLISIPRDLLVAIPAGGGYGGGQDKINAAYEHGGGESGAQLLSATLTRVTGLRFDGAALVDFAGIRKVIDLLGGVQMCVESEVRSIHTKRVFAPGCHQMNGAEALDYVRQRYDLPGGDYDRQRHQQQLLRALLDRAGETKLRNNPVKLDQVIRAVGGSLTVDTNGVALEDLLFALRGLPADALRGVQVPSYPQVIDEVSYVVLENGGNGLFDAVRGSRMPDWAGANPRWVVKL; via the coding sequence ATCGTGCTGGCCGGGCTGGCGGTGTTCGGCCTGCGGGCGCTCACCGACCGGTACGACCGCACCGTGCTCAAGGAGCAGTTGCTCGACCCGAGCGCCCGCAACGGGCGGACGGACCTCTCCGGGCCACTGAACTACCTGCTGATCGGCACCGACCGCCGACCCGGCGACACGAACCCGGAGCAGCGGGCGGACACCATTCTCATCGTGCACGTGCCGGCCGGCCTCCGGCAGGCGTACCTGATCTCGATCCCCCGCGACCTGCTCGTCGCGATCCCCGCCGGGGGCGGCTACGGCGGCGGCCAGGACAAGATCAATGCGGCGTACGAGCACGGCGGCGGCGAGTCCGGCGCCCAACTGCTGTCGGCCACCCTGACCCGGGTCACCGGGCTCCGCTTCGACGGCGCGGCCCTGGTCGACTTCGCCGGCATCCGGAAGGTGATCGACCTGCTCGGCGGGGTCCAGATGTGCGTGGAGAGCGAGGTGCGCTCGATCCACACCAAGCGGGTCTTCGCACCCGGCTGTCACCAGATGAACGGCGCGGAGGCGCTGGACTACGTCCGGCAGCGCTACGACCTGCCCGGCGGCGACTACGACCGGCAGCGCCACCAGCAGCAACTGCTCCGGGCGCTGCTGGATCGCGCGGGCGAGACGAAGCTGCGGAACAATCCGGTCAAACTCGACCAGGTGATCCGCGCCGTGGGCGGCTCGCTGACCGTGGACACGAATGGCGTGGCGCTGGAGGACCTGCTCTTCGCGCTGCGCGGGCTGCCCGCGGACGCGTTACGCGGGGTGCAGGTACCGTCGTACCCGCAGGTCATCGACGAGGTGTCGTACGTGGTGCTGGAGAACGGGGGCAACGGGCTGTTCGACGCGGTCCGCGGCAGCCGGATGCCGGACTGGGCCGGGGCCAATCCCCGCTGGGTGGTCAAGCTGTGA
- a CDS encoding LCP family protein translates to MPVQTSRRPPSPTASRPVGASATVPPQTRSGEGRAGAAPARRPRRRDPLWARLTVVVGAVLMMTSGVAIVGSKALINHATGDIAQRNLLGEAGKSDAEGGANLDGPIDMLLLGVDARERWAADDVRSDSIIVLHIPATHDQAYLISIPRDTEAQIPPFKKSGWAGGTDKINAAFQIGARNGGGWEGGAQLMAQTIKRLTGVSFDGAAIINFGGFKNVIDTLGTVRICVSQEVESLHMSYVDGKPMWNADAKKTGKPRTPVVHKKGCQEMEGWAALDYSRQRKTLKNGDYDRQQNQQQLIKAMAKKATDNGTLTNLGKLQQLIKAAGKAFVLDTGGVPIADFVFTMRGVTGNELTMLKTNNGTFHGNGAGKEVLSAETLAMFQAVKQDKLAEFVFNHPEMLSSRK, encoded by the coding sequence ATGCCGGTTCAGACCAGCCGTCGCCCGCCGTCCCCGACAGCCAGCCGCCCGGTCGGCGCTTCCGCGACCGTCCCCCCGCAGACCCGCAGCGGCGAAGGCCGCGCCGGCGCCGCCCCGGCCAGGCGGCCGCGGCGCAGGGACCCGCTCTGGGCCCGGCTCACGGTGGTCGTCGGCGCGGTGCTGATGATGACCAGCGGGGTCGCCATCGTCGGCAGCAAGGCGCTGATCAACCATGCGACCGGCGACATCGCCCAGCGGAACCTGCTCGGTGAGGCCGGCAAGTCCGACGCCGAGGGCGGCGCGAACCTGGACGGCCCGATCGACATGCTGCTGCTCGGCGTGGACGCGCGGGAGCGGTGGGCCGCCGACGACGTCCGCTCGGACAGCATCATCGTCCTGCACATCCCGGCGACGCACGACCAGGCCTACCTGATCTCCATCCCGCGCGACACCGAGGCGCAGATCCCGCCGTTCAAGAAGAGCGGTTGGGCGGGTGGCACCGACAAGATCAACGCGGCCTTCCAGATCGGCGCCCGCAACGGCGGCGGCTGGGAGGGCGGCGCCCAACTGATGGCGCAGACCATCAAGCGCCTGACCGGTGTCAGCTTCGACGGCGCCGCGATCATCAACTTCGGCGGCTTCAAGAACGTCATCGACACCCTGGGCACGGTGCGGATCTGTGTGAGCCAGGAGGTCGAGTCGCTGCACATGTCGTACGTCGACGGCAAGCCGATGTGGAACGCGGACGCCAAGAAGACCGGCAAGCCGAGGACCCCGGTGGTGCACAAGAAGGGCTGCCAGGAGATGGAGGGCTGGGCGGCCCTCGACTACTCGCGGCAGCGCAAGACCCTCAAGAACGGCGACTACGACCGGCAGCAGAACCAGCAACAGCTGATCAAGGCGATGGCGAAGAAGGCCACCGACAACGGCACGCTGACCAACCTGGGCAAGCTGCAACAGCTGATTAAGGCGGCCGGGAAGGCGTTCGTCCTGGACACCGGTGGCGTGCCGATCGCGGACTTCGTCTTCACCATGCGCGGTGTCACCGGCAACGAGCTCACCATGCTGAAGACGAACAACGGCACCTTCCACGGCAACGGCGCCGGCAAGGAGGTGCTGAGCGCCGAGACGCTGGCGATGTTCCAGGCGGTCAAGCAGGACAAGCTGGCGGAGTTCGTCTTCAACCATCCCGAGATGCTGTCCAGCCGGAAGTGA